CCATCCCCCGCTATCCGGAAAGGGAGGTATTAACCATGAGGTTCACGAGAGCAAAACTAGTTTTTGTGGTTTCCCTGCTTTTAGCAGTGTCTTTGGTCATGTATAGCCAAAATGCCCCAGCATATTACGGCGGTCTTACCGCTGGTATTCCAGGAAGCGGCCTTTACGGCCTCTATGGCTTATTTGGTGGTGAATTCAGTCCATACGGTCCATATTATGGCCTTTATGGTGGTCTGGCCGGTTTATATGGGCTGGGGGGGGCAGGCTTTACTCCGGGTGCCGGACAACTGATCCGGCAGGCTCAGGCACCCCTGACAACCACGACTACTCTGGTCCCTGTTTTACCAAATCCCACGGGAAGCTGGAGCGGCACGTGGGTAAGTTATGTCAGCCTGAAGAGCGGAGTGGCTGATTTTCAACTGCTTTACACTCCGGGAACATTGGTTGTATCAGGAACAGCAGGGCTCCTCTTAAATAAGCTTGTTCCAGTTCCGATCAGTGTATCCGGCCTGAACAGTGCTACCGGATTTACCCTGACCGGCACCTATTTTGATCTGAACGCCCTTGTCAACTATACGGTGGATTATACCTGCACGCTGTCTTCTCCAAGCTTTATCACGGGAACCTACATCATTCATGATCCCCTGTATCTGCAAGTCGATACCGGCACCGTGGGGCTGACACTGGCCAATCCCATACCGATCATCGTCTGATCGAAAGCCCTCTCTTGAAAATTTATCCGTACGTTGCGTCATGACCGGAGAACGAATCCCGTTCTCCGGTTTTTTGCTTGACCGCACAAAATCACCGCCAGACGTCCAGTGATTTGAAAACCATGCCATGCAAAGGGAGCAGCTTGGTGCACAGGCTGTTCTGATGGTGAAATGCCGGTTGATTTACCGCTTCGTATTCATTGATCCAGTTATGGCCGTTTCCGCCGAACTCCTGTGCATCGGTGTCGAGTACCTTAAAATATTTGCCTGCAAAGGGGACTCCCAGACGGAAGTTCTCAAAATGCTCTTTGGAAAGATTAATCAAATAGACCATAAAGTCGTGATAATTTTTATCATAGCGGATAAAGGCAAGGATATTTTGCCGGTAGTTTTGACACTCGATCCATTCAAATCCGTTCGGAATATTATCACCTTCGTGCATGGCCGGAATATATTTATACACTTCATTCAATCGCTTGACAAACCATTGCATGGAGCGATGAAGATGGTCCCAGGTTGAGTCCCAGGACAGAGGCTGCTGCTCGTTCCACTCGTTTTTCTGGCCGAATTCCTGTCCCATAAACAGCAGCTTCTTATGCGGATAGCCGAATTGCAGCAAATACATCAGCCGGAGATTGGCGAATTTCTCAAAATCGGTGAGGTCCTCCGTTTTATTGACCATGGTCCTTTTCATGTGAACAACTTCGTCATGGCCGAGAGGAAGGATAAAGTTTTCAGTATGATGGTAGAGCATGGGATAGGTGAGGTCTCCGTAGACGGTGCTTCTCTGGCTGGAGGGACGCCGGAAGTATTTCATCATGTGAGAGGTGCATCCCAGATCCCACTTATAATCAAAGCCATGCCCGCCGTGCTCCACCGGCCTGGTAACCCCGCTGGCAATGGTCGAATCTTCCGCGATGAGCAGGGTTTCCGGATGCTCCTCCTTGACCGCCCAATTCATGGATTGCATGAAACGGAACCCTTCCGGGTTGTGGCAGTTGCCATATCGGTGTAAAAACTCCCGGTATTTCTGGTCACTGGAAAATTCATAATAGTGGAATTGGCCTGCGGCATCGAACCGGAATCCGTCAACGTAAAATTCCTCGATCCAGTGGAACAGGCAGGAGATAAGAAAGCTTTTGATCTCATTCCGGCCAAAATCAAAGTAAAAGGTATCCCAGGCCGTCATTTTCCGCTCCGGGATCGGGCTCTCGAACAGGTGATTGTCATTGTCGTAAAAAGCAAGACCGGTAATGTCCTTGGGGAAGTGGACCATGATAATGTCGATGATGACCCCGATTCCCGCCTGATGAAAAGCATCGATCAATTGCTTGAATTCAGTCGGAGTCCCCATCCTGGAGGTAGGTGCATAAAATCCGATTACCTGATATCCCCAGGAAGGAATGTAGGGATGCTCCAGAATGCCCATAAGCTCAACGTGGGTATACTCCATGTATTTGACATAGGGAACCAGCTCATCGATCAGTTCCCGGTAGCTCAATGGCCGTCCATTCCGGTGCCGCCACGACAGAGGATGGACCTCGAAGATGTTTAAGGGGCTGCTGAATTTATCAGCCAGAGTAACCTTGGGATGTTTGAATTCATAGTAGGTTTCGGTCAAGATCGGAGTACGGTTTTCATCGTTTTGCATGAACCGGGCAAACGGGTCTGTCCGAAACTCCCATTTCCCTCCGGGTTTTTGGATGGCAAACTTATAGAAAATTCCATGATGAAGCCCCGGAATAAACCGTTCCCAGACACCCGTATTGCCGCGCCGCTCCATGGCGTGAGCGTGGATATTCCAATTATTGAAACTGCCTACGACGGAAACCCGTTCTGCATTCGGCGCCCAGACAGCGAACCGGCACCCTCCTTCGATCAGATGAGCCCCGAGAAATTTGTGTACCCTGCGATGCTCTCCTACATTGAAAAGATAAAGATCCAGCTCGGGAATAGACTGAAGTTTGCTTGAATCCATCCGGTATTTTCCCCCCTCTTTTTGAGGACAATGTCATGTTTTCTTTCCCTACCTGCAAGAACACCAAGGTTTGACCATCACTTGACCATCAATAACTCAAACTCATTGAGAAAAAAGGATGACCGCCTGCTTTTTTTATTCGGTTTTATTGAGAATGAATACCGAGATTTTGATACAGGGTGACCAGATCGTTCTGCAGCAGCGCATCGCCATTGAGCAGAAGCATGCACCGCTTGGCAAAAGTATGGTCCTCCTTTATCTTCTTCATGAGGAATTCTCTGACCACATCATCATTGACGGGCTTTGGTGCGTACAGGGCATCCACCTCTTCCTTCGTCCGGTAAAGGTACGGATCTTTATAGGAAAGCTCATCATCATAGATGGTTTCCCGGCTGACCCATTCCCAATCGACTCTCTGGAACCATATCCGTTCATCGCGGTAAATGGAATTGATGTTGATGGTGCAGTCATCGGTGACCCAGTAGAAGGTAAATGGGTCCTCATACATGGATCCCTGCACGGTGTTCGGTAAGGTTACATGATTGCCGGAAAAAGTGCGAATGTTGGCGAAGGCATTTTCCGTAGTCCGGTAGGCAATGGACAGCTTGAGGTAAAGATTTTCCCTGGCGTACTTGTCCTTTTTCGGCAAAACATCACGAAAGCAGAGGGCCGGGCCCGCATCCCAGATTTCAATCAGATCCTGCCCGGGATCATAATACCAGTTGGAGCCGTAAATCACCGCCTCGGAAGCCCGAACCGTTCCGGACAGGCCAAGGACATCAGTCTCCGGCCTGACCACAGGCCTGGGAATAACAGTTTTTTTAATCTTTGGAAAAAATTCCCGCTTTAAATCCACGACATTTCCCCCTTTTCCCTCTCTATGACAAACTGTATAACAAAACTTTTCAGCTATTCAGCGCGCTACGCTTATAAATTACCCTTTAATTGGTTGATTGGAGGTAAGATATTTGGGAATAAAATATTCGAACTATATATTTCGGATTTTTTCATGGAAAGTATGAATAAAATATGAATAAAAAATGAACCCACCCACCAATATTTTGACCATCCTGACCGATGGCCTGTATGGTATCATCCTTTCTGAACTTTTTTTCGAAAAATCAGTATATCAAAATTGAAAACAGACGTAAAGGAGAATAGAAACTTTTTTTGTTCCTCAGCCCTTACGCCTTGGATCAAATTTACCTTGAATTAAATGATTGGATATGGCATAAATTTTATGTATATTATGATAATAGATTAAAGTCTTTAAATATATTGTAATAATCTGACAATTATCTCGTCATTTTTACTCTTGATTTGGCTCTCAGATTGCAAGGTCTTTTCACTAACGAAAGGTGGACCTTCTAAGGTATCGTAATAATGAGGTGATACCGGGCAGATGTGGAGATAAAGGAAGATATTTCACAAGCCAGACTTGGTAAGTGCCGGCGACAGCAATGCCTGTGAGGTTTTTGTCAATGACTTTACTGACCTTGTGCTTTCACGGGTATGGGGGCTTATGAAGACTCATTGCCATTATGCAGCCAGGGAGAAAATGTGCGCCCTGCTTTTTCTTCAAAAGCAAAAAAAGGGGAGCAATCGACCATGGCCGGAAGATCAATGTGATGAATGTCTGGACTCTTACCTCTGGTTCTTTGATTTCCTAAAGAAGAAGGTCAAATCCTTCCAGGGGATTAATGATTGCAGTCTGAAAACCTATATCTGGTCAATCGTCTATTCACATTCAACTTACATAGAATGGTTAAGATGGAAATGTGGAAGAATCTTTTAGTGAATCGACTCCCCTCTCCAATTAAAGGCCTTGATGAAGACCACCAAAAGGTCTTTATTTATTTAAGGTTGAGGAAATCCGAGGATGAAATTTCCCGGCTCCTCAATCGTACTTCTCTCCAAACAAGCCAAATAATCAACACGATCAAACAAAGATTGATCCTGAGCAATCAGCTCTATCTGATAGAAGAACCAAAATTTATCCCCATGCAGGCAGATGATGCTGATGATACGCCAGACATTCCCCTCCCGCGGTCGATGAGCTTGGCAGTGACGACAAGCTTATCATTCGAGAGTTTCTCTCCTCTTTGAGAGAGGTGGCGGATAAACTGCCTGCCTGCCTGCAAACTCTTCTGCGCCCGAGGTATAGACACGAGCTGTCAGCTAAGGAGATTCTTGCATTTGCCAGACAGATTGGTTTAAACCTCCTCCCGGACAGGTCCTTACAGGATACTTCCGAACAGGATACCTTCTATTCCCTGAATTATATCGAAAAATTCAACTTAAGCGTCTACTCAACTAACTTGCCTTATCCCCCCGCTTTGACGTGCTAAGGAAAAATTTATTAATCGATTCCTGCCGATTCATTCCCTCTGCACCTTCTCCTTATCCCTGCCATAACTCCGATAATTCCCGCAGCCAGCAGGAATATCAGAACAGGCTGGGATGATATCGGTACAGACATCGATTGAACCCGGCCTGCCAGAAATATTTCCCGGTCCGTGCCGGATGAGCTCTGCCAGACCACGTATCCATTGTTGTTGATATTCGGAGTCAAATCATCGGAGGAGTTATCGGTAAGCTGGATGGTTCTGCTGCCATTATACAAGAATATCTCATTATCATGGCCATCGTGTCCATACCAGACCACATACCCTTGAGCATTTATCCGGGGCTGTTCGTCATCGGAGGAATTATCGGTAAGCTGGATGGTGCCCGTACCATTATACAGGTATATCTCACAATCACCGCCGTCATATCCACGCCAGACTGCATACCCTTGAGCGTTGATCGAGGGTTCCCAGTCATTAAAAGAGTTATTGGTAAGCAGGATGATTCTGGTACCATCATACAGGAATATTTCATAATCCCTGCCATCGGACCCACGCCAGACTACATATCCTTGGTCATTTATCTGGGGATATTCATCATTATACGAGTTATTGGTAAGCTTGACAGGGGGTTTGGTCCCGTCATACAGGTATATCTCACCATCCCAGCCATCGGACCCATGCCAGACCGCATACCCCCGGTTATTTATCCGGGGATATTCATCATTATACGAGTTATTGGTGAGCCTGACGGTTTTAGTCCCATCATACAGGTATATCTCATAATCTCCTCCATCATATCCATACCAGACCACATATCCATTGTTGTTGATATTGGGAGCCCAATCATCATACAAGTTATTGGTAAGCTGGGTTGTTGTGGTGCCATTGTAGAAGAATATCTCGGTATCATGACCGTGATCGTCATATCCATGCCAGACTACATACCCCTGGTTATTTATCTGGGGATATTCATCGTTATAGATGTTATCGGTAAGCTGGATGGTTCTGGTCCCGTTATACAGGAATATTTCGTAGTCTTGACCGTCATATCCTGCCCAGACCCCGCACCCATTGTCATTTATGCGGGGAAACTGCTCATCCAAAGAGTTATCCGTAAGCTGAATGGTTTCGTTCACTTGGGAATATGATAGAGAGGCCGGTGAAAAAAGCGTGATAAGCATTGTAGTCATAATCATACATACAGCAGGTGAATATTTTTTTTTCATAGGTAAGCTCCTTCAATAACGGATTTTCACATGTCTGAGATACATATACTGTGAAGGGGTGAATATTGAACTTTTTGCTCAGGAGTCAGGAGTCAGGAGCCAGGAGCCAGAAGAAGGTAAAAGAACTCCTCACTTAAGATGGCCCATACCTTCTTCTGAATTCCGACTCCTGACTCCCGGCTCCTTTGGAAAAGTTCAGTTCTAAGCCGTTTATAGTATATATTCCCACTGCCGGATACTTTTCGGGAAATCGCCATGCGGGACTCCCTGTCAACAGGCAAAAACCTCAAAGCCTCAGCCGTCCTCTTGAGCTGAGGAAGCGTACTTCCTCTGGTATAACGAGATCAATGGCAGCCTATTGATTCATTGATTCAGTTACATGATGACATTGCCCTTGAAGGGGAGAAGAATCTTGAGGTGTGTCTCATCTATGATCCAGAGCTTGTTGCATATGGGGCATGCTCCATAATCATAAAATGAGGAAAAAAGGAACCCTCCACCGGGCACTTAAACTTAGTACACTGCGCATTAAATCCGCGGCCGGTTAAAGCCGCCCATTCACTCCCTCGCCTCCCTTTGGGGGGAAAGGGCTGGAGTGAGGGAGCTCTTATTTAACCGTCCGCGTAATTCCCGCGCCGTGCACTCAGATGTAAAACAGACCGGCAGTGCAATTTAATTAATTATACATATATTATAATGATTGATTTAATTTTTTTGCATAAATTATGCCGTATTTAATAATCATTATCATTAATTTATATATCTACATTTTCAAGTAAATTCCAGTAAATATCGATAATCAGAGAATGAATCCTGATTACAAAATTCTTGTATACTATGAAAAAATATTCATACGTTATTTCCTATATGAGATAACTCTATGATCTCATAAATCATATTGATATTGAACGCCATGTGAAATGAAGTGCAACAAAGTGCAACCTTATACTCTGCGACGATATACTGCGATCTTTCATACGATAAGATACTATGAGTATACGAGTTGTCGCCTCTGCAGGTATCGTTTCCTGATGTCTTTCTTCTCTTGTGCACTCGGTATTTCAAGCTTCGGAAGGTGTGTTGGCACTTCGGATGGGTGGTCATTATCAGGTGCTGGGGAAAATTCCGGTGAAAAAGAATGCAGGACTTCACTGTAATCACCGGCAAGGAGGGAAACCATGCGTACATTATTTATCCGGATGATATTGACTTTGGCAGCGTTGATTTTTTTGGCATTCAGCAGCCTGGCAGGGTTTGCTGGTGCGCAGGTGAACCTTGGGGTATCTCTGGGAGATGAGGGCTTACAGGGCTTTTACCTGGCAGTCGGAGATTATTACCAGGTCCCTCAGAAAGAAGTAATCGTTATCAGGGAGCGGCAGATACCGGATGAAGAAATACCGGTGGTACTCTTAATTGCCAAAAGGGCTCGTGTTGCTCCGCAGGCCGTAATGGATCTTCGGCTGGGTGGAAGGACCTGGATGGATATTACCCTGCATTTTGGCCTGAGCCCCGAAATATTTTATATACCGGCCAGGACCGAGAGGGTCTACTATGTGCCGGTGATTGTGGAAAAGGGGCCGCCGCATGGGAAAGCACACGGCCATTACCGGAAAATACCGAAGGGAGAATGGAACAGGGTAGTGCTGAAAGATGCTGATGTGGTAAATCTGGTGAACCTCAAGTTTGTCTCCGAACATTATCATCTTGCGCCGGATGAAGTGGTAAAAATACGAGAACAGGGAAACAGCTACGTGGAAATCAACAACAGGCTCAAAAAAGCAGGCAGAGAGCCAGCCGGGGGATGGGTAAGAAAAGAATCGGAAAAGGGGTATACCAAGGGAGGATCACGAGGGGGACATAAGGAAGAGATGAAAGCGGTCAAGCACAAGGGAAAAGGAAAAGGCAAGGGATAAAACTCCCCTGGCCCCCAAACCTGCCCTGAGTGGAGAGAACGCACAAGTCCCCCCTGGTATACCAGGGGGGACTTATGCGAGGACTTGCTCACCCCCGGTTCCCGTCGAGAAAGGTTTGCAGCAGGGCATTGGTTGCAGGGTTAAACTCGGTTACCCTGCCTGCAGGGTCACGGTTATAGTCAATCATCCTGGTTCGAATGCTTTTCCCCAGTGCCTTTCCCAGCTCTACGCCCCACTGGTCGAAGCTGTCGATTCCCCAGATAAATCCTTCCACCGCAGCCTGATGCTCATAGATTGCCAGCAGCATGCCGGTAGTCTTTGGGGTCAGCTTGGGGAAGAGCAGAAGGTTTGAAGGCCGGTTGCCGGGAAAGGTCTTGTGCGGAACCAGGAATTCCGGCACCCCCTCCTGCCGCAATTCTTCTTCGGTTTTGCCGAAAGCCAGGGCATCGGGCTGGGCAAAGAAATTCGCCATCAGCTCCTGGTGGTGGTCAACCGAAGCCCCCGATTTTTCACCGACCTGGTATTGGGGCCTGATGAAGCCGATAAAATCTGCCGGAACCACCTGCCCCTGGTGGAGCAACTGATAGAACGAGTGCTGCCCGTTGGTTCCCGGCTCCCCGAAAATGACCGGGCAGGTGGCAACCGGAACAGGATTGCCCTCAAGATCTACCCGCTTTCCGTTGCTTTCCATATCCACCTGCTGAATGTGGGCGGCAAAGCGGGACAATGCCTGGCTGTAAGGAAGGATAGCCCGGCTGGTGTACCCGAGGAAGTCATTGTTCCAGATGCCCAGCAGTCCCAGGGTTATTGGTATGTTTTTTTCACAAGGCGACTCCAGGAAATGGCGGTCGATGGCATATTGTCCGGCCAGCAGGTTGTAAAAATTTTCATATCCAAAGTACAGGGAGAGCGGTACCCCGCCGACTGCGGAGCTGACACTGAACCGTCCTCCTACCCAGTCCCAGAACCCGAAGCTGTTGGCCGGGTCAATGCCAAACTCGGCCACTGCCGGAAGATTGGTGGATACGGCCACAAAATGCTTTTTCACCGTGTCAGGGTGCTGGTGCAGCCTGTTCATCATCCAGGCCCTGGCTGTCCTGGCATTCATCATGGTTTCGACCGTGGTAAAGGTCTTGGAAATGACTACAAACAGGGTTTCTTCAGGGTCTAAGCCTTCGGTCTTTTGGGCAAAATCGGTCCCATCCACATTGGCCACGAAGCACAGCCGCATCCCCGGCCTGGCATAAGCCCGGTTGGCTTCGGCCACAAATTCCGGGCCAAGGTATGATCCGCCGATGCCGATAGCGACGATGTTTCGTATCGGCCTGCCGGTTATCCCCCGCCACTCCCCCTGATGGATCGAGCGGGAGAAGCTCTCTATTTTCGACAGGACGGCTTTCACTTCCGGCATGACATCCTCACCGTCCACTTCGATCGGCCCGCCCCAGAGGTTGCGCAGGGCCACGTGCAGCGCAGCCCGGTTTTCAGTCATATTGATCTTCCTGCCCTGAAACATGTGCCGGATTTTTTCCTTCAGGTTCCTGGCTTCGGCCAGAGCGTAAAGCAGCCTCATGGTTTTTCCGGTCACAAGCTGGCGGGAAAAATCAAGGATCACCTCTCCTTCGAGAGAAATACTCAAGGTTTGATAGCGGTTCGAGTCTGCGGCAAACTCCTGCCGAAGGCTCATCTTGTGTGCTTTTTGGGCTTCCCTCTCAAGCTCCTTCCACTGTGCAAGCCGCGTAATCATTTTTTTCTCCTTTCCTGGGGATTTTGCATGTCTGCACCTGGCTATTCTAAATGGTAACGGGCATTTTTTCAATACCCGACTTACGGCAGGCATTCTTCGAGTAAAGGT
The sequence above is a segment of the bacterium genome. Coding sequences within it:
- the glgB gene encoding 1,4-alpha-glucan branching protein GlgB, translating into MDSSKLQSIPELDLYLFNVGEHRRVHKFLGAHLIEGGCRFAVWAPNAERVSVVGSFNNWNIHAHAMERRGNTGVWERFIPGLHHGIFYKFAIQKPGGKWEFRTDPFARFMQNDENRTPILTETYYEFKHPKVTLADKFSSPLNIFEVHPLSWRHRNGRPLSYRELIDELVPYVKYMEYTHVELMGILEHPYIPSWGYQVIGFYAPTSRMGTPTEFKQLIDAFHQAGIGVIIDIIMVHFPKDITGLAFYDNDNHLFESPIPERKMTAWDTFYFDFGRNEIKSFLISCLFHWIEEFYVDGFRFDAAGQFHYYEFSSDQKYREFLHRYGNCHNPEGFRFMQSMNWAVKEEHPETLLIAEDSTIASGVTRPVEHGGHGFDYKWDLGCTSHMMKYFRRPSSQRSTVYGDLTYPMLYHHTENFILPLGHDEVVHMKRTMVNKTEDLTDFEKFANLRLMYLLQFGYPHKKLLFMGQEFGQKNEWNEQQPLSWDSTWDHLHRSMQWFVKRLNEVYKYIPAMHEGDNIPNGFEWIECQNYRQNILAFIRYDKNYHDFMVYLINLSKEHFENFRLGVPFAGKYFKVLDTDAQEFGGNGHNWINEYEAVNQPAFHHQNSLCTKLLPLHGMVFKSLDVWR
- the pgi gene encoding glucose-6-phosphate isomerase — its product is MITRLAQWKELEREAQKAHKMSLRQEFAADSNRYQTLSISLEGEVILDFSRQLVTGKTMRLLYALAEARNLKEKIRHMFQGRKINMTENRAALHVALRNLWGGPIEVDGEDVMPEVKAVLSKIESFSRSIHQGEWRGITGRPIRNIVAIGIGGSYLGPEFVAEANRAYARPGMRLCFVANVDGTDFAQKTEGLDPEETLFVVISKTFTTVETMMNARTARAWMMNRLHQHPDTVKKHFVAVSTNLPAVAEFGIDPANSFGFWDWVGGRFSVSSAVGGVPLSLYFGYENFYNLLAGQYAIDRHFLESPCEKNIPITLGLLGIWNNDFLGYTSRAILPYSQALSRFAAHIQQVDMESNGKRVDLEGNPVPVATCPVIFGEPGTNGQHSFYQLLHQGQVVPADFIGFIRPQYQVGEKSGASVDHHQELMANFFAQPDALAFGKTEEELRQEGVPEFLVPHKTFPGNRPSNLLLFPKLTPKTTGMLLAIYEHQAAVEGFIWGIDSFDQWGVELGKALGKSIRTRMIDYNRDPAGRVTEFNPATNALLQTFLDGNRG